A stretch of the Panicum virgatum strain AP13 chromosome 9N, P.virgatum_v5, whole genome shotgun sequence genome encodes the following:
- the LOC120688682 gene encoding uncharacterized protein LOC120688682, whose translation MYVAKYFFCLYFLLYDQVIFIYVGNLSQLGAHNGVGNEGGTDTSNAPVVDLEEQTPRQSLRKPPTVLKNVSRRGGGFTKEEDAIICSAFLNVSKDAIVGVNQSSGGYYKRMHEFFEAHKPLGSNRSQLAIKGRWGVIQNALNRFSGFKSIIDRRNESGKNEQDRIDEAVKMFEVKEPFSFMHCWWILREEPKWNDRLLELNNTPPVHVADNGSPVQGDTCNETEAPVRPGGRDKAKKKRSNALFDTSYSSTAVEMLQEMTTSRHARLQKQDVQMAEIFSRKDEKIKIQKEMLENQKRGIELRQKQHEENLLATQKNQEIRLMESEAQLLNAEAGIMSMDLDKLAPHIRAYYTGMQKRIMERRGFGGSSEN comes from the exons ATGTATGTTGCcaagtattttttttgtttgtatttcCTTCTGTATGACCAAGTAATTTTCATATATGTTGGAAATTTGTCCCAGTTGGGTGCTCATAATGGGGTTGGCAATGAGGGAGGGACTGACACCTCCAATGCACCGGTTGTTGATTTGGAAGAACAAACACCAAGGCAGTCTCTTAGGAAACCACCAACGGTCCTGAAGAATGTCTCCAGAAGGGGAGGTGGTTTCACCAAAGAAGAAGATGCAattatctgctctgctttcctGAATGTCAGTAAAGATGCTATTGTAGGAGTTAACCAGAGTAGTGGTGGATACTACAAACGAATGCATGAATTTTTCGAGGCCCACAAGCCACTTGGGTCCAACCGTAGCCAACTTGCAATTAAAGGGCGATGGGGGGTAATCCAAAACGCTCTTAACAGGTTCTCTGGATTTAAGTCAATAATTGATCGAAGGAATGAGAGCGGTAAGAATGAGCAGGACAGG ATTGATGAAGCTGTGAAGATGTTCGAGGTGAAAGAGCCATTCAGCTTCATGCATTGTTGGTGGATTCTACGTGAGGAACCCAAGTGGAATGATCGGTTACTGGAATTGAACAACACACCACCGGTACATGTCGCCGATAATGGAAGCCCTGTGCAAGGCGATACTTGCAATGAAACAGAAGCTCCAGTCAGGCCAGGAGGGAGAGATAAGGCAAAGAAGAAGAGATCCAATGCCCTGTTCGACACCTCATATTCAAGCACTGCGGTGGAGATGTTGCAAGAGATGACCACCAGCCGACATGCTCGCTTGCAGAAACAAGATGTGCAGATGGCTGAAATTTTTAGCAGGAAGGATGAGAAAATCAAGATTCAGAAGGAGATGCTTGAAAATCAGAAGAGGGGAATAGAACTGCGACAGAAGCAACATGAAGAAAATCTCTTGGCCACGCAGAAGAATCAAGAAATTAGGCTCATGGAATCAGAGGCTCAGCTACTAAACGCAGAGGCAGGGATTATGTCCATGGACCTAGATAAGCTGGCACCTCATATTCGTGCCTACTACACTGGCATGCAGAAGCGTATAATGGAACGTCGTGGATTTGGGGGTTcatcagaaaattga